The following are from one region of the Mesorhizobium sp. B4-1-4 genome:
- a CDS encoding SDR family oxidoreductase codes for MKNKVWFITGSSKGFGRVWAEAALARGDRVAATARDVGTLADLVAKYGDNIAAIKLDVTDKKAVDAAIADAHKRFGRLDVVINNAGYGHFGAIEEVSEQEARDQIETNVFGALWVTQAALPIMRAQRSGHIIQISSIGGVNAFASLGLYHASKWALEAFSQSLSLEVAEFGIHVTLVEPGGFSTDWAGASAKVSKAIEAYAPARAAMAERRSRAVAGDPEATGPAMLAIVDAAEPPLRVFFGDGGLPMIRQEYANRIATWEKWDHVSVMAQGANKNRKS; via the coding sequence ATGAAAAACAAGGTTTGGTTCATCACCGGATCGTCGAAGGGCTTTGGGCGCGTCTGGGCCGAAGCCGCGTTGGCGCGTGGCGACCGCGTCGCCGCAACCGCCCGTGACGTCGGCACGCTCGCCGATCTCGTAGCAAAATATGGCGACAACATTGCCGCGATAAAGCTCGACGTTACCGACAAGAAAGCCGTCGATGCGGCAATTGCCGACGCGCACAAGCGCTTTGGCCGGCTCGACGTCGTCATCAACAATGCCGGCTACGGTCATTTTGGCGCCATCGAGGAAGTGAGCGAACAGGAAGCCCGCGACCAGATCGAAACCAATGTGTTCGGCGCGCTCTGGGTCACCCAGGCCGCGCTGCCGATCATGCGGGCGCAGCGGTCCGGCCACATTATCCAGATCTCGTCCATCGGCGGCGTCAATGCCTTTGCCTCGCTCGGCCTCTACCATGCCTCGAAATGGGCGTTGGAAGCCTTCAGCCAGTCGCTGAGCCTCGAGGTCGCGGAATTTGGCATCCACGTGACGCTGGTCGAACCGGGCGGCTTCTCCACCGACTGGGCCGGAGCTTCGGCCAAGGTCTCCAAAGCGATCGAGGCCTATGCGCCCGCTCGCGCCGCCATGGCGGAACGCCGGAGCCGCGCCGTCGCCGGCGATCCCGAGGCCACCGGACCGGCGATGCTGGCGATTGTCGATGCCGCCGAACCGCCACTGCGTGTGTTCTTCGGCGACGGCGGCCTGCCGATGATCCGCCAGGAATACGCCAACCGCATCGCCACCTGGGAGAAGTGGGACCACGTCTCCGTCATGGCGCAAGGCGCCAACAAGAACCGCAAGAGCTAA
- a CDS encoding DMT family transporter encodes MAIAATSAPRGPMALKDWGQLLLLGAIWGGSFFFARIAVAELHPLVLVLFRVAIAAIALQLYLGLRGPSFRLALPHAGMFFLLAFTNNVVPFSLIFAGQTELGAGVASVLNATTPFWTLILANAMTSDEKLSWNKLAGIGLGVAGTAIMIGPGLLAGLGGPVWAKFALIGASLSYAVALMVARRFKGVPSPVLAAGQMTASTIIMIPIVLFTHGPAGLFSASPPVWAAVLALALLSTAFAYILYFNLVASAGATNASLVTLVVPASAMLLGFLFLGERLELFEIGGVVLIALGLITIDGRVFGRR; translated from the coding sequence ATGGCGATAGCCGCGACTTCAGCGCCGCGCGGGCCGATGGCCCTCAAGGACTGGGGGCAATTGCTGCTGCTCGGTGCGATCTGGGGCGGCTCCTTCTTTTTCGCTCGCATCGCGGTGGCGGAACTTCATCCGCTGGTGCTGGTGCTGTTTCGCGTCGCCATCGCGGCAATCGCGCTGCAGCTCTATCTCGGCCTGCGCGGCCCCTCCTTCCGCCTCGCCCTTCCCCATGCCGGCATGTTCTTCCTCCTGGCCTTCACCAACAACGTCGTGCCCTTCTCGCTGATCTTCGCCGGCCAGACAGAGCTTGGCGCCGGTGTCGCCTCCGTGCTCAACGCAACGACGCCGTTCTGGACGCTGATCCTTGCCAACGCGATGACATCGGACGAAAAGCTCTCCTGGAACAAACTGGCCGGCATTGGTCTCGGCGTCGCGGGCACCGCGATCATGATCGGTCCCGGCCTGCTTGCTGGGCTTGGCGGCCCGGTCTGGGCCAAATTCGCCCTGATCGGCGCATCACTGTCCTATGCCGTCGCGCTGATGGTCGCCCGCCGTTTCAAGGGCGTGCCCTCGCCGGTCCTTGCTGCCGGGCAGATGACCGCTTCGACCATCATCATGATCCCGATCGTGCTCTTCACCCACGGGCCGGCCGGCCTGTTCTCGGCCTCGCCCCCGGTCTGGGCGGCGGTGCTGGCGCTGGCGCTCTTGTCCACCGCCTTCGCTTATATCCTCTATTTCAATCTCGTCGCCTCGGCCGGCGCCACCAACGCCTCGCTGGTGACGCTGGTCGTTCCGGCCAGCGCCATGCTGCTCGGATTCCTGTTTCTGGGCGAACGGCTGGAACTGTTCGAAATCGGGGGCGTGGTGCTGATCGCACTCGGCCTGATCACCATCGACGGGCGGGTGTTTGGAAGACGGTAG
- a CDS encoding GH25 family lysozyme encodes MRRLAALLVLTLLGACSTVDDLSPSASSGSTVAVRAPRFADSKPHEWDSGAPWNYSVHGTDVSKYQTSVDWPAARASGISFAFIKATEGGDRFDDYFSEHWAHTKAAGVPRAAYHFFYFCTPAAQQARWFIQNVPVDRSAMPPVLDMEWNPNSPTCRLRPDAATVRAEMTTFLEIVERHYGKKPIIYTSVDFFDDNELSTFRGYPYWLRSVAGHPREKYGGHPFTFWQYTGTGIVPGMTGKSDINVFNGSEAAWNKWLRQNAR; translated from the coding sequence ATGCGCCGTCTTGCGGCTCTTCTCGTGCTGACGCTGCTTGGCGCCTGCTCGACTGTCGACGATCTGTCGCCATCCGCGTCGAGCGGTTCGACGGTAGCGGTGCGCGCGCCGCGCTTCGCCGATTCCAAGCCGCATGAATGGGACAGCGGCGCACCCTGGAACTATTCCGTCCACGGCACCGACGTCTCCAAATATCAGACCTCGGTCGACTGGCCCGCGGCCAGGGCCAGCGGCATTTCGTTCGCCTTCATCAAGGCGACCGAAGGCGGCGACCGCTTCGACGACTATTTCAGCGAGCACTGGGCGCACACAAAGGCCGCCGGTGTTCCGCGCGCGGCCTATCATTTCTTCTATTTCTGCACGCCGGCGGCCCAGCAGGCGCGCTGGTTCATCCAGAATGTCCCCGTCGATCGGTCCGCCATGCCGCCGGTCCTCGACATGGAATGGAACCCGAACTCGCCGACCTGCAGGCTGCGCCCGGACGCGGCCACGGTGCGCGCGGAGATGACTACCTTTCTCGAGATCGTCGAGCGGCATTACGGCAAGAAGCCGATCATCTACACGTCGGTCGACTTCTTTGACGACAACGAGTTGTCGACCTTCCGCGGCTATCCCTACTGGCTGCGCTCCGTCGCAGGCCATCCGCGCGAGAAGTATGGCGGCCACCCCTTCACCTTCTGGCAATACACCGGAACCGGCATCGTTCCGGGCATGACCGGCAAATCCGACATCAACGTCTTCAACGGCAGCGAAGCCGCCTGGAACAAGTGGCTGCGGCAGAACGCCCGCTGA
- a CDS encoding DUF2293 domain-containing protein has translation MTAPTGRRRAIAKALTALLPLAPYADMEKIRADAGSVHMKTLPPTIAVWLATIAHIRHSHTDYEKLLTEGYDRDSARFFVIEQTNIMLTRWRATRLLDADEEDE, from the coding sequence ATGACAGCGCCGACCGGCCGCCGCCGCGCCATCGCCAAGGCGCTGACCGCGCTCCTGCCGCTGGCGCCTTATGCCGACATGGAGAAGATCCGCGCCGACGCCGGCTCGGTGCACATGAAGACCTTGCCGCCGACGATCGCCGTCTGGCTGGCGACCATTGCCCATATCCGCCACAGCCATACCGACTACGAAAAGCTGCTGACGGAGGGCTACGACCGCGACTCAGCCCGTTTCTTCGTCATCGAGCAGACCAACATCATGCTTACGCGCTGGCGCGCGACCCGCTTGCTCGACGCCGACGAGGAGGATGAGTAG
- the metF gene encoding methylenetetrahydrofolate reductase [NAD(P)H] has translation MNQFRFSRRPDIGDKVRVSFEFFPPKTDEMEARLWDTVTRLEPLKPKFVSVTYGAGGSTRERTARTIDRILKETSLTPAAHMTCVDAARHQVDGVIQEFADMGVKRFVALRGDPAAGVGTAYRPHPDGYANGAELVGALRGAGDFDISVSAYPEKHPESPDFATDIDMLKRKADNGATRAITQFFFDNDLYERYVERARRAGIYIPIVPGILPVHNFTQVANFSARCGALVPAWLAERFDGLQNDPQTHALVASAVAAEQVLDLVERGVGDFHFYTMNRADLVFAICHMIGIRSHEAEVAGSAAA, from the coding sequence ATGAACCAGTTCCGTTTTTCCCGCCGGCCCGACATTGGCGACAAGGTCCGGGTTTCGTTCGAATTCTTCCCGCCGAAGACCGACGAGATGGAGGCGAGGCTCTGGGACACGGTGACAAGGCTGGAGCCGCTGAAGCCGAAATTCGTCTCGGTGACCTATGGCGCCGGCGGCTCGACGCGCGAGCGAACGGCGCGCACGATCGACCGCATCCTGAAGGAGACCAGCTTGACGCCGGCGGCGCACATGACCTGCGTCGACGCCGCCCGCCATCAGGTCGACGGGGTGATCCAGGAATTCGCCGATATGGGCGTGAAACGCTTCGTCGCCTTGCGCGGCGATCCGGCCGCCGGCGTCGGCACGGCCTACCGCCCGCATCCGGACGGCTACGCCAATGGCGCCGAACTGGTGGGGGCGCTCAGGGGTGCCGGGGATTTCGACATCTCGGTTTCGGCCTATCCCGAGAAGCATCCGGAAAGCCCCGATTTCGCCACCGACATCGACATGCTGAAGCGCAAGGCCGACAATGGCGCGACGCGGGCGATCACCCAGTTCTTCTTCGACAACGATCTCTACGAGCGTTATGTCGAGCGCGCCCGCCGCGCCGGCATCTACATCCCGATCGTGCCCGGAATCCTGCCGGTGCACAATTTCACCCAGGTCGCCAATTTCTCTGCGCGTTGCGGCGCGCTGGTGCCGGCATGGCTGGCCGAGCGCTTCGACGGCCTGCAGAACGACCCGCAGACGCATGCGCTGGTGGCATCGGCGGTGGCGGCCGAACAGGTGCTGGATCTGGTCGAGCGCGGGGTGGGCGACTTCCATTTCTACACGATGAACCGCGCCGACCTTGTCTTTGCCATCTGCCACATGATCGGCATCCGCTCGCACGAGGCGGAGGTGGCCGGCTCGGCCGCGGCATGA
- a CDS encoding alanine racemase: MQRFENAREAALALRPDDPVYCFRPQVLKADARQFMGMFPGKTAYAVKTNGEQIVLKTLVDAGVTAFDVASPGEFAAVRAVSPDAEMLYMHPVKAQSDIKLALEKYGIRVISLDHEDEITKLTRVVRALDIDPGAISVFVRVQTKGHAAYELSKKFGAGPAYAVELAERLNRTGYKVGLCFHVGSQIEDPDTYERALASADWVRNRLTFDLAGLDVGGGFPAEYGHDPNRKQIEMPSLGQIMSRLSGDMKEYQFDQMPLVAEPGRVIVARCLSLIVRVLLRKGKRLYINDGIWASLSDSWTGKITLPARFIPDPAIRTRNGAEKNIVPFKVCGATCDSVDILSRPFWLPETVDTGDWIEIGHIGAYSLSLRTRFNGFYPDTFVEVATPFDEGDAPEGFASLETMAD; this comes from the coding sequence ATGCAGCGATTCGAGAATGCACGCGAAGCGGCTCTGGCGCTTCGCCCCGACGATCCTGTCTATTGCTTCCGCCCGCAGGTGCTCAAGGCCGATGCCAGGCAGTTCATGGGCATGTTCCCCGGCAAGACCGCCTATGCGGTCAAGACAAATGGCGAGCAGATCGTGCTGAAGACGCTGGTCGATGCCGGCGTCACCGCTTTCGACGTCGCTTCGCCCGGCGAGTTCGCCGCCGTGCGCGCCGTCTCTCCCGATGCCGAGATGCTCTACATGCATCCGGTCAAGGCGCAGTCGGACATCAAGCTGGCGCTGGAGAAATACGGCATCCGCGTCATTTCGCTCGACCATGAGGACGAGATCACCAAGCTGACACGGGTGGTGCGGGCGCTCGACATCGACCCCGGCGCGATCAGTGTTTTCGTGCGGGTGCAGACCAAGGGCCATGCGGCCTACGAGCTGTCGAAGAAGTTCGGCGCCGGGCCAGCTTATGCCGTGGAACTCGCCGAGCGGCTGAACCGCACCGGCTACAAGGTCGGCCTGTGTTTCCATGTCGGCAGTCAGATCGAGGACCCCGACACCTATGAGCGGGCGCTGGCCTCGGCCGACTGGGTGCGCAACCGGCTGACCTTCGACCTCGCCGGGCTCGATGTCGGCGGCGGCTTTCCGGCTGAATACGGGCATGACCCCAACCGCAAGCAGATCGAGATGCCGTCTCTCGGCCAGATCATGTCGCGGCTGTCCGGCGACATGAAGGAATACCAGTTCGACCAGATGCCGCTGGTGGCGGAGCCGGGCAGGGTGATCGTGGCGCGCTGCCTGTCGCTGATCGTGCGCGTGCTCCTGCGCAAGGGCAAGCGGCTCTACATCAATGACGGCATTTGGGCGTCGCTGTCGGATTCCTGGACCGGCAAGATCACGCTGCCGGCGCGCTTCATTCCCGATCCGGCGATCCGGACCCGCAATGGAGCCGAAAAGAACATCGTGCCGTTCAAGGTCTGCGGCGCGACCTGCGATTCCGTCGACATCCTGTCCAGGCCGTTCTGGCTGCCTGAAACGGTCGACACCGGCGACTGGATCGAGATCGGCCACATCGGCGCCTATTCGCTGTCGCTGAGGACCCGCTTCAACGGCTTTTATCCCGACACCTTCGTCGAGGTGGCGACACCCTTCGACGAGGGCGATGCGCCGGAAGGGTTTGCAAGTTTGGAGACGATGGCGGACTAG
- a CDS encoding ArsR/SmtB family transcription factor, giving the protein MHVSLDTMVDTLKAAAESSRLRILALLSRGDLTVSDLTEILGQSQPRVSRHLKLLLEAGLIGRYQEGSWAFFRLSDADSARDFVLSLVSSIRGADPQVERDLERLSSVKRKRQDRAAEYFSVNAASWDHIRSLHVPDRAVEAAMLKLVGKRPFQSMLDLGTGTGRLLEIFSPLYRRGVGIDMSREMLTVARANLDKAGVSNAQVRQGDIFSPPVERDAFDLVTIHQVLHYLDDPARAIHEAARLLRPAGRLVIVDFAPHALEFLRDEHAHMRLGFSDRQIGEWFAEAGLDLEDAQEFEPRGGNEARLTVKLWLGRDRRLLIADPANASQQTRVSSIGEIA; this is encoded by the coding sequence ATGCATGTCTCGCTCGATACGATGGTGGATACGTTGAAAGCGGCGGCCGAATCGAGCCGCCTGCGCATACTGGCGCTGCTGTCGCGCGGCGACCTCACCGTTTCCGATCTTACCGAAATTCTCGGCCAGTCGCAGCCGCGTGTCTCGCGGCACCTGAAACTGTTGCTGGAAGCCGGGTTGATCGGCCGCTACCAGGAGGGATCGTGGGCCTTCTTCCGTCTGTCGGATGCCGATTCCGCGCGCGATTTCGTGCTGAGCCTGGTTTCCAGCATTCGCGGCGCCGACCCGCAGGTCGAGCGCGATCTCGAGCGCCTGTCCTCGGTCAAGCGCAAGCGGCAGGACCGGGCGGCGGAGTATTTTTCGGTGAATGCCGCGAGTTGGGACCATATCCGCTCGCTGCATGTGCCGGACCGTGCCGTCGAGGCCGCGATGCTGAAACTGGTCGGCAAGCGGCCGTTCCAGTCGATGCTGGACCTGGGCACCGGCACAGGCCGGCTGCTCGAAATCTTCTCGCCGCTCTACCGGCGCGGTGTCGGCATCGACATGTCGCGCGAGATGCTGACCGTGGCGCGCGCCAATCTCGACAAAGCCGGCGTTTCGAATGCGCAGGTGCGGCAGGGCGATATCTTCTCGCCGCCGGTCGAGCGTGATGCCTTCGATCTCGTCACCATCCACCAGGTGCTGCACTATCTCGACGATCCGGCCCGCGCTATCCATGAGGCGGCGCGGCTTCTGCGCCCGGCCGGCCGGCTGGTCATCGTCGACTTCGCGCCGCACGCGCTGGAATTCCTGCGTGACGAGCACGCGCATATGCGCCTCGGCTTTTCCGACCGGCAGATCGGCGAGTGGTTCGCCGAGGCCGGCCTTGACCTCGAGGATGCCCAGGAGTTCGAACCGCGCGGCGGCAACGAAGCCAGGCTCACCGTCAAGCTCTGGCTTGGCCGCGACCGGCGCCTGCTGATCGCCGATCCCGCCAACGCCAGCCAGCAGACCAGAGTGAGCTCGATAGGGGAAATCGCGTAA
- a CDS encoding MOSC domain-containing protein: MTKGRNTMLDLFPEAEKPVEIIPAKKLSARAAALYLAPADHFQTRPAEELRLGFDGISGDFHAGPTRRSGGREPWYPRGTEMRNERQLSIVATDELAIVAERMGLAEIKPEWIGANLVIEGVPHLSMLPAGTLLFFKGGVTLKVDAQNGPCRIAGRSIAENVGMADVEAGALLFPKAAKRLRGVVAWVEKPGTIRAGEEISVRVPEQWIYRA; the protein is encoded by the coding sequence ATGACGAAAGGACGGAACACCATGCTGGATCTTTTCCCCGAGGCCGAGAAGCCGGTCGAAATCATCCCGGCGAAGAAGCTTTCTGCTCGCGCGGCGGCGCTCTATCTCGCGCCGGCGGATCATTTCCAGACGCGTCCGGCGGAGGAATTGCGGTTGGGCTTCGACGGCATTTCAGGCGATTTCCACGCCGGGCCAACGCGACGCTCGGGCGGGCGCGAACCCTGGTATCCGCGCGGCACCGAAATGCGCAACGAACGGCAACTGTCGATCGTCGCCACGGATGAACTGGCCATCGTCGCCGAACGGATGGGGCTCGCCGAAATCAAGCCGGAGTGGATCGGCGCCAATCTGGTGATCGAAGGCGTGCCGCATCTGTCGATGCTGCCGGCCGGCACGCTGCTGTTCTTCAAGGGTGGCGTGACCCTGAAGGTCGATGCCCAGAACGGACCGTGCCGCATCGCCGGGCGATCGATCGCTGAAAACGTCGGGATGGCTGACGTTGAAGCCGGCGCGCTGTTGTTCCCGAAAGCGGCCAAACGGCTGCGCGGCGTGGTCGCCTGGGTCGAGAAGCCGGGAACGATCAGGGCCGGTGAGGAGATTTCTGTGCGGGTGCCCGAGCAGTGGATTTATCGCGCGTAG
- a CDS encoding lytic murein transglycosylase, translated as MRLRFQALAALLLCATALPAMAQECGGDFETWKQGVAAEAKAAGVGAVGLDALEDAAFDQRALARDRAQGVFTQTFIEFSNRMISAYRLKQGAANMKKYADIFARADQQFGVQAPVITAFWALETDFGAVQGDFHTLSALVTLSHDCRRPQLFRQQLVPLLELIDRGVLPADVKGAWAGEIGQTQILPSDYLARGVDGDGDGKIDLRNSVPDVIMTTGNKVLSRGWKRDEPWIQEVRVPDDMPWDQTGRTNKLPLTQWAQWGVTNPDGSPLVDKGLKAGLALPMGRKGPAFLTYDNFDVYLEWNQSFTYALTAANLAARLAGAPPIDPRNPEPGLNNEQMKALQTKLEARGYDVGTVDGILGTNTREAIRKEQTRLGLPVDGWPTPELLGKL; from the coding sequence ATGCGACTGCGTTTCCAAGCCCTCGCGGCGCTATTGCTGTGCGCCACGGCCTTGCCGGCAATGGCGCAGGAATGCGGCGGCGACTTCGAAACCTGGAAGCAGGGTGTGGCGGCCGAAGCCAAGGCGGCTGGTGTCGGCGCTGTCGGCCTCGACGCGCTGGAGGACGCCGCCTTCGACCAGAGGGCGCTGGCGCGAGACCGTGCCCAGGGTGTCTTCACCCAGACCTTCATCGAATTCTCCAACCGCATGATCTCGGCCTACCGGTTGAAGCAAGGTGCGGCGAACATGAAGAAATACGCCGATATCTTTGCTCGCGCCGACCAGCAGTTCGGCGTTCAGGCGCCTGTCATCACCGCCTTCTGGGCACTGGAAACCGATTTCGGCGCCGTGCAGGGCGATTTCCACACGCTGAGCGCGCTGGTGACGCTGTCGCATGATTGCCGCCGCCCGCAGTTGTTCCGGCAGCAGCTGGTGCCGCTTCTGGAGTTGATCGATCGCGGTGTGCTGCCGGCCGACGTCAAGGGCGCGTGGGCAGGCGAAATCGGCCAGACGCAGATCCTGCCTTCGGACTATCTTGCCCGTGGCGTTGATGGCGACGGTGACGGCAAGATCGACCTGCGCAACAGCGTGCCCGACGTGATCATGACCACGGGCAACAAGGTGCTGTCGCGCGGCTGGAAGCGCGACGAACCCTGGATCCAGGAAGTCCGTGTTCCCGACGACATGCCCTGGGACCAGACCGGGCGCACCAACAAATTGCCGCTGACGCAGTGGGCGCAGTGGGGCGTCACCAATCCCGACGGCTCGCCGCTGGTCGACAAGGGCCTCAAGGCCGGACTGGCGCTGCCCATGGGCCGCAAGGGTCCCGCCTTCCTCACCTATGACAATTTCGACGTCTATCTCGAATGGAACCAGTCCTTCACCTATGCGCTGACGGCAGCCAACCTCGCCGCACGGCTGGCGGGCGCGCCGCCGATCGATCCGCGCAATCCCGAGCCGGGCCTCAACAACGAGCAGATGAAGGCGTTGCAGACCAAGCTCGAAGCCAGGGGCTACGATGTCGGCACGGTCGACGGCATTCTGGGCACCAACACGCGCGAAGCAATCCGCAAGGAGCAGACGCGGCTGGGTCTGCCCGTTGACGGCTGGCCGACGCCGGAGCTGCTGGGGAAATTATAA
- a CDS encoding methyltransferase family protein has protein sequence MRPGTVIVLLWLIWVVSWAAAAFWADPVAKRADLGSEMRYRMVMVFGAVLFLLPAHNYYGRLRLWVPDLAVAWICVVLIAVGFGFSWWARLHLGRLWSGNVTAKAGHRVVDSGPYSLVRHPIYTGLLLAILATMAAKGTVWGIAGALLLIIGIVMKAKLEERFLRGELGTAYDDYARRVPMLVPFAPA, from the coding sequence ATGCGTCCCGGAACGGTAATCGTGCTGCTTTGGCTGATCTGGGTGGTGTCATGGGCGGCTGCCGCCTTCTGGGCGGATCCGGTGGCCAAACGTGCCGACCTTGGGTCGGAGATGCGCTACCGGATGGTGATGGTGTTTGGCGCGGTCCTGTTCCTGCTTCCGGCACACAATTATTATGGGCGCCTGCGACTGTGGGTTCCCGATCTTGCCGTGGCCTGGATATGTGTTGTGCTGATCGCTGTCGGCTTCGGCTTCTCGTGGTGGGCAAGGCTGCATCTTGGCCGTCTCTGGTCGGGCAATGTCACCGCCAAGGCAGGGCACCGTGTCGTCGACAGCGGCCCCTACAGCCTCGTTCGCCATCCGATCTACACAGGATTGCTTCTGGCGATTCTTGCCACCATGGCGGCAAAAGGAACTGTCTGGGGCATTGCCGGCGCGCTCCTGCTCATCATCGGCATCGTCATGAAGGCGAAGCTCGAAGAGCGTTTCCTGCGCGGCGAACTCGGAACCGCCTATGACGACTATGCCAGGCGTGTGCCGATGCTGGTGCCGTTCGCTCCCGCCTGA
- the tsaA gene encoding tRNA (N6-threonylcarbamoyladenosine(37)-N6)-methyltransferase TrmO, protein MTGPREMFESREGEIRLEQDPATMPADGGVVFIGRIASPWTTRESCPKNMRAARETGQPAVLTIDAAYRDGLRGLERASHVIVLSWLHHAPRNLIVQKPRHASDAKGVFGLRSPARPNPIGLHVARLVGLDIGTGRVDLDAIDVLDGTPVIDIKPYFASTDAMAEATIEGRDER, encoded by the coding sequence ATGACCGGGCCGCGTGAGATGTTCGAGTCGCGCGAAGGCGAGATCAGGCTGGAGCAGGATCCGGCAACGATGCCCGCGGATGGCGGCGTCGTTTTCATTGGCCGCATCGCCTCGCCATGGACGACACGGGAAAGCTGCCCGAAAAACATGCGCGCGGCGCGCGAGACCGGACAACCCGCGGTGCTGACCATCGATGCGGCCTACCGAGATGGCCTGCGCGGACTGGAACGAGCCAGCCATGTCATTGTCTTGTCCTGGCTGCATCACGCGCCGCGGAATCTGATCGTGCAGAAACCCCGCCATGCGTCTGATGCGAAAGGCGTATTCGGCCTGCGATCCCCTGCCCGGCCGAACCCGATCGGCCTGCATGTGGCCAGGCTCGTCGGGCTGGACATCGGCACCGGGCGCGTCGACCTCGACGCCATCGACGTGCTCGACGGCACGCCGGTCATTGACATCAAGCCTTACTTCGCCTCGACCGATGCCATGGCAGAGGCGACGATCGAAGGACGTGATGAACGATGA
- a CDS encoding D-amino acid aminotransferase: MSQTTKMRDTRRLPAVSDRHIDPHAYPDGVAFLDGQYLPMSQAKVSVLDWGFLHSDATYDTVHVWNGDFFRLDQHLDRFFAGLEKLRMTIPFDRDGVAEILHDCVALSGHRAAYVEMLCTRGASPTFSRDPRQAVNRFMAFAVPFGSVANAEQLQRGLRVAISDKVRIPPASIDPAIKNYHWLDLVRGLYDAYDRGAETALILDFNGNIAEGPGFNVFCVKDGKLSTPAVGVLPGITRRTVFDLCGEEGLIAEATDVGVAALKAADEVFITSTAGGIMPVTEIDGAAVAGGKVGPVTSRLMTLYWQKHDDPAWSSPVRYP, translated from the coding sequence ATGAGCCAGACAACGAAGATGCGGGATACACGGCGACTGCCCGCTGTCTCCGATCGGCATATCGACCCGCATGCCTATCCCGACGGCGTCGCCTTCCTCGATGGCCAGTACCTGCCGATGTCGCAAGCCAAGGTGTCGGTACTGGACTGGGGATTTCTGCATTCCGACGCCACCTACGACACGGTGCATGTCTGGAACGGCGATTTCTTCCGTCTGGACCAACATCTCGACCGCTTCTTCGCAGGGCTGGAAAAACTGCGCATGACCATCCCCTTCGACCGGGATGGCGTGGCCGAAATCCTGCACGATTGCGTCGCGCTGTCTGGTCATCGCGCTGCCTATGTCGAAATGCTGTGCACGCGTGGCGCCTCGCCGACCTTCAGCCGCGACCCGCGCCAGGCGGTCAACCGCTTCATGGCCTTCGCCGTTCCGTTCGGCTCGGTCGCCAATGCCGAGCAGTTGCAGCGCGGCCTGCGCGTGGCCATAAGCGACAAGGTGCGCATCCCGCCGGCCTCGATCGACCCGGCGATCAAGAACTATCACTGGCTCGACCTGGTGCGCGGCCTCTACGACGCCTATGACCGTGGCGCCGAGACCGCTCTCATTCTCGACTTCAACGGCAATATCGCCGAAGGCCCGGGCTTCAACGTGTTCTGCGTCAAGGACGGCAAACTGTCGACGCCGGCGGTCGGCGTGCTGCCCGGCATCACCCGCCGCACCGTCTTTGATCTCTGCGGCGAGGAAGGGCTCATCGCAGAGGCCACCGATGTCGGCGTCGCCGCGCTCAAGGCGGCCGACGAGGTCTTCATCACCTCGACCGCCGGCGGCATCATGCCGGTGACGGAGATCGACGGCGCGGCGGTCGCCGGCGGCAAGGTCGGGCCGGTCACCAGCCGGCTGATGACGCTCTATTGGCAAAAGCACGACGATCCAGCATGGTCGAGCCCGGTGCGCTATCCCTGA